The following nucleotide sequence is from Solidesulfovibrio carbinolicus.
CCCGGCCTGCGCGTCCAGGCCGCCGCCGCCTCCTACGGCGTCACCATCGCCGGAGCCACCGTGCATTTCGTGGACGAGGAAATGGACAGCGGCCCCATCGTCATCCAGGCCGCCGTGCCGGCCGGCCCAGACGATGACGGCGAAAGCCTCGCCGCGCGCATCCTGACCCTTGAACACCGCATCTACCCCCAGGCCGTGGCCTGGCTGGCCGCCGGCCGACTGGCCATCGCCGGCCGCAAGACGCGCCTGGCCCCATCCTCCCTGCCGCCCGCCGATCTGGCTACGGTGTCGCCCTGCCTGGTGAACCCGATGCTGGAGGAAGGATTTTAGGGGCGCGTGAGGGAGTGAGGGGAAGATGGGAAGAGAGAAGAGGGAAGATGCCTCCGGCGGCTGGGGGCCTGAGGCCCCCAGACCCCCCATATGGGGAAAAGTTTAAGGGGGGCGGCGGCAGGGTGGAGAAAAAGATTTCGATCTGAACAACGATTCGCATGACAAAATGTAATACGAACCAGCCCCTCCCCCCATCCAGGGGGTCCGGGGGGGATGATCCCCCCCGGCGGGTCCAGGGCAGAGCCCTGGTCTTCCTCTATCTCATCCCCCTCGCCATCGTCGCGGCCTTCGCGCTGCTCTCCTGGCGCGGCATCCTTTGGACGCCGGGGCATGTCTACCAGAACTGGGACCGGGTGCCGACGCCCTACGCCGAGGAGATGCGCCAAGTCGCCGACATCTCCAAGCACGCCTGGGCCTCCAAGTACGACATGGGCGCGCCGGGCGCGTTTTCCGGCATCACCCGCTGGTTCGACCTCGTCACCCGCGACGCCGGGTCATACCTGGGCGGCCCCTTTATCGTGCGCTGGGAAGGCCCGGTCTATGCCGTGGCCGGGGCCGGCGGCGTGGCCGTGCTGTGTCGCCTCTTGGGCCTGGGGCTGTGGCCCACGGTCTTGGCCGCCATGGTCTTTGCCTTCAATCCGCGCCAGTTTTCCATGGCCGTGGCCGGCCATGTGGAAGAGAGCGGTTTTGCCCTGGCCATCGTCCCTTGGGTGCTGGCCTTGCTCTTTCGGGCGGCGGCCGATCCGTCCGCGCGCCGGTTTCTCGCCTGTACGCTGACAGCCGGTCTGCTTGGGGCCTTGGCCTGCTCGGCCTCACCCTTTGGCATCGTGTTTTATGGCTCGTTCACCGCACTTTTCACCCTCGGCCAGACCGTCGCCCGGCGAAGCTGGCGTCCGGCCCTGGCCTTTGCCCTGGCCGGCGGCGTGGCGCTCTTTCTCCATCTGCACTGGCTGGTTCCGGCGGCCAGCTCCATCATCCACGCCGCCGATTTCAAGCATCACCAGACCAAGGAAGAGATCAACGACCATTACCAGGGCATTTATCGCCGCTATTCCGCGCCGCTTCGCCAAGCCATGCTCGGCCACACCGACAATTATGGCATGGGCACGGAATACGCCTATCCGGTAACGCTCAAAGACAACCCCGAGTGGGTGGCCGCGGCCCTGGCCTTGCTCGGGCTGGCGATTCTCGGCGGCTTTGGCCGCGTGCCGAACAGAGGCATCAAATATTTCGCCGCCTTGTGCCTGCTCATGGGCTTTATCTGTCTGGCCGGCAACAAGACGCTCGCCGGCGCGGTGTTTTACGAGAAGTTTTTAAACCGCGTGCCGATCCTGTTTTTCCAGATGGCCCGGCCGGCCCGCTGGCTGCCGGTCTATTATTTCGGCTTGGCCCTGCTGGCCGGCCTGGGGTTGGCCCGGCTTTTGGAATGGAGCAAGGGCAGCCGCCTCAACCGGGCCACGACCCTGGCCTTTGGGGCCGCCGTCCTGGTCGTCTACCTGCACCCCTACTGGACCGGCCAGTTGACCCGGCCTCAGAACGCCACCTCCCAGACCATGGCCATGATGCCCCAGCCGCTGTCCCCGGCCGAGGGCACCCTCTCGAAATATTTCACCAATGACCCCGACGACTACCGGGTGACGGTCTGGCCCACCATCGCCGGTCCCACCGGCGACGTGCCCGAACCGCCGAACAACGGGCTGACCCGCAATTTCGCCCTGCTCGGCAAGGACGGCATCATCGGCCCCACCTACATCGGTGAACCCTACAGCATGTACCTGCTTGGGCTTTTGCACCGGCCCTGGCCGGTCACCGACGCCTTTGGCCGGCTGCTGGGGCTGGCCGCCGTCAAACGGGTCGTCTACAACCAGACCAACCCCTATCTGTCCTATGGCTCGTTTGGCTGGATGCCGACCACCAAGCGCGGGCCGGAAACGCTGTTCGATCCCGGCGATTTGATTGGCCCCTTCATCGCCGCCCAGCGCGATCTGGTGGTCGATCCCGACCTGGCCGCGCCGCCTGAAGCCGTGCTTCGCAACACCGACTTCCTGCCGCGCCTGCGCCTGACCCAGGGGGCGCGTCTGGCCGCCGGCGGTTTTCCGCTGCTGTTGTCCCTGGCCAACGCCAGCCGGCCCCAGTGGGCCGACGAGGCGCTGTTCTTCGGGGCCGACGTCACCGAGGCCGAACTCAAAACGCTGGGACCGGGTTTTGGCGGCCTGACCGTGGCCGGCGGGGCCACGCCCGAACTGCTGCTGCCGTTCCTGCCGGCCGACGCCTACCAGGGAGCGGCGTCAGCCACCCTGGAAGGCGCGTTCGGGCCGTTGGCCCCCCGCCAGCTTGACGATCCTCGTCATGGCGGCTCGGTGCTGGAAAAGGCCGCCCGCATAAGCGAAGGTCCGGGCGTGGCCCGGTTTGCGCTGATCGGCCACGGGACCCTACACCTGTTCCTGCGGGCCGGGGCCGAGAGCTTTGCCGGCACGGCCAAGGTGAGCCTCGACGGCGCGCCCGTGGCCGAGCTGGCCGCCGGCCCCCTGGGGCGCGGCATCGACTGGATCGACTGCGGCACGGCCACTTTCGAGCCGGGACCGCCCCATGAGCTGGCCGTGGAAATTCCCGGCCGGGGCGTCATCGTCTCGGGGCTCCTTGCCGTGCCCGAGGAAGCTTACGCTGACGCCCGGGGCCAACTGGCCGCCCTGGCCGGCGGCAAGGTCCGGGTGGTGGCCGAGGCCGAGGAAGCAACCGAAGCGCCGGTCTCGCCCATGGCCCCCAAGCTTTTCGTGCCGCTTTTGGCCCAGGGCGCGGACGTGACCGTGACCAGCGAAAACGCCCGTCTCGATCTCGCCGACCCGCGCGGGGCCGGGGTGGTGGCCGTGGAAGGCGACGCTCCGGGCGAGGTGGTCTATACCGTGCGCTTCCCCGAGCCGGTTGCGGGGCTGACGCTGGAAAGCTATCCGCGCCTTTTCGGCGACAAGGTCCAGACGTCCTACGTGGCGGCCTCGGCCTCCGTGGACGGCGGCCCGTCCAAGCTCCTGTACCGGGTGGAGGGGAGCCGTGACGACCGCTGGGAGGACGTCTACAAGCGCCGCATGGTTTCCGAGATCAAGGGGCCGGCCACCACCGTCACCATCCGCTTCGCCATGCGCCAGGCCCAGCTGTCTTCCCAGGTCAATTCCCCCAACCAGCCCATGCGGCTGGTGGCCGACACCCCCGTTCCCGGCCGGGCCGTGCTGTCCTTTGGCGCGGCGGCCCGGCTGCCGGCCACCCTGGCCGTGGCCGTGCCCGTGGCCGGGGACTACGCCGCCACCTTGCGGCTGGTGGGCAAGGCCGGGGACACGGTCAAACTGCCGGACGGCCGTTCGGTGGTCCTGACCAAGGACGGCCGCAATGACGTCCCGACCGGGACGGCGCGGCCCGGAGCCGACGGCTTGGTCCGTTTGGCCCTTGACGGGCCGGCCACCGTGGCCTGCGACGCCGTGGAGCTGACCCTGGGCGAGACAGGCGGCCCGGTTGCCGGCGCGGACATTGCCTACAAGCGCCAAAACGCTGGCCGCTACGACCTGACCTTGCCGGCTGGCGGCGGCTTTCTGGTTTTCTCCGAAGCTTTTCACCCCGGCTGGGGGCTGGCGATCGGAGGCAAGTCGTTGACCCCGCTTAAAGGTCTGGGATTTATCAATGTCTACAATCTGCCGTCCGGCGCGTCCGGCCCGGCCGAGCTGCTTTATCGTGACGAGGCCATCATGGCCAGGCTCGTGCCCGTCATGAACGCCGGCTGGATCGTGCTGACGCTAATGACCCTGGCTCTTTTCGTGCCGGACCTGCTGCCCGGCCGGCGAAAGCACCCCCGGGCCGATTGAAGCCCGGGGCGATCCCGGCTATGGTCCGGCCTCCCGGCGAGGCCGGTTGGAGCGCTATGCCGAAAACCACGTCGCGGACCGCCGCCTACCTGAAGCTGGCCCGGCCGCACCAGTACGTCAAAAACGCCTTTGTCTTCCTGCCGCTGTTTTTTGGCTGGAAGCTCACCGACCCGGCGGCGCTGTGGAGCGCCTGCCTGGCCTTTGCCGCGTTCTGTCTGGCCGCCAGCGCCGTCTATGTCGTCAATGACTTAAAAGACGTCGAGGAAGACCGGGCCCATCCCACCAAGCGCAACCGCCCCCTGGCCTCGGGCGCGCTGACCCCGGGGCAGGGCCTGCGGTTCGCCGGCGTGCTTCTGGCCGGCGCGGCCGGTCTGACCCTCGTTCTGGGGTCGGGCGGCTTTGCCGCCATCCTGGCCGGCTATCTCGTCATTAACGCCCTCTACAGCTTTGCCCTCAAGCACAAGGCGCTCATTGATCTGGCCTGCATTGCCGTGGGCTTTGTGCTGCGGGTGTTCGCCGGCGGCGTGGTCACGGCCGTGACCCCCAGCCATTGGATCGTGCTCATGACGTTCCTGCTGGCGCTGTTTCTCGGCTTTGCCAAGCGCCGCGACGACCTGCTGCTGTCGGCCGCCGGCTGCGAGAAAACGCGGCGGTCGCTCGACGGCTACAACCTGGAGTTCGTCTCGGCCTCCATGATCATCATGGCGGCGGTTGTCATCGTGAGCTACATCCTCTACACGCTTTCCCCCGAGGTCATCGCCAAGCATGGCTCGGACAAGCTGTACCTGACCGCCATTTTCGTCATCCTCGGCGTCCTGCGCTACTTGCAGATTACCCTGGTCGAGTGCAAAAGCGGTTCACCGACCCTGGTGCTGTTGCGCGACGGCTTCATCCAGGCCTCCCTGGGGCTGTGGATCGTCAGCTTTTACCTTATCCTCTATGTGGAGCGTGTCCGGAATCCATGAAGAAAATCATGCTGTTCTATCCGCCGGGGCGGTTTTACCAGCGCGGCGAGGACCGTTCCCAGGGCAACGTGGAGCAGTCCACGGCCACGTCCATGCGCGCGCCCAACGACCTGGGCTACGCCGCCGCCACCCTCAAGCAGGAAGGGTTTGCCGTTTTCCTGCGCGACTACCAGACCGAGCGCTGCGCCCCGGCCGATCTGCTGGCCGATTTCGACCGCGAGGCCCCGGACGGCATCTTCGTCAGCATCACCAACTCTACCATTTTCAACGATCTGACCCTGGTGCGGCAGCTGAAGGCCAAAAAGCCCGACCTTCTGGTCATGCTCAAGGGTGCGATCTTCTTTGACCCCGACGAGGCGCTCCTGGCCCAGCTCGATCTGGCCGACGTCACCTACCTGATCGGCCTGGAATCCGACTTCATCGTCGGCAAGCTCGCCAAGGCCCATTTCGACGCTCCGGCCGGCGTGCCGGCCATTCGCGGCATCCTCTTTAAAAAGGACGGCGTCTGGACCAAGACCGACTTCGCCTCCTGGGAGACCGACCTCGACAGCCTGCCGTTTCCCGACCGTAGCCTGATCAAAAACGCCCTCTACGTGCGCCCCGACACCGGCGAACCCCAGGCCACCATCGCCACCTCGCGCGGCTGCCCCTCAGCCTGCATCTTCTGCATGACCCCGAAGATTTCCGGCAAAAAGCTGCGCCTGCGCTCGCCGGAAAACATTCTGGCCGAACTCACCGACTGCTACGCCAACCACGGCATCCGCGACTTCTTCTTCAAGTCCGACACCTTCACCTTTGACCCGACCTGGACCCAGGCCGTGTGCCAGGC
It contains:
- a CDS encoding decaprenyl-phosphate phosphoribosyltransferase, whose protein sequence is MPKTTSRTAAYLKLARPHQYVKNAFVFLPLFFGWKLTDPAALWSACLAFAAFCLAASAVYVVNDLKDVEEDRAHPTKRNRPLASGALTPGQGLRFAGVLLAGAAGLTLVLGSGGFAAILAGYLVINALYSFALKHKALIDLACIAVGFVLRVFAGGVVTAVTPSHWIVLMTFLLALFLGFAKRRDDLLLSAAGCEKTRRSLDGYNLEFVSASMIIMAAVVIVSYILYTLSPEVIAKHGSDKLYLTAIFVILGVLRYLQITLVECKSGSPTLVLLRDGFIQASLGLWIVSFYLILYVERVRNP